In the Mytilus galloprovincialis chromosome 10, xbMytGall1.hap1.1, whole genome shotgun sequence genome, one interval contains:
- the LOC143047437 gene encoding uncharacterized protein LOC143047437 yields the protein MCLVSYAGFLRFSELVNLKRSDVSFHSLYMSLFIEKSKTDQQRAGTHVFISKTYSVTCPVQMLETYLNQANIKHDSVEFIFRSVLYRKKTNTYVLRGHAPLSYTRAREVLLEALESLGLDKSKFGLHSLRAGGATAAAAAGIQDRIFKKHGRWSSDTAKDGYVRENISEKLLVTKNLGL from the coding sequence ATGTGTCTCGTTAGCTATGCCGGATTTTTAAGATTTTCAGAATTAGTTAATTTAAAAAGGTCagatgtttcatttcattcattatATATGTCTTTATTCATCgaaaaaagcaaaacggaccaaCAAAGAGCAGGAActcatgtttttatttccaaAACATATTCGGTTACCTGTCCAGTCCAAATGTTAGAGACATACTTGAACCAAGCGAACATTAAACACGATTCTGTAGAATTCATATTTAGATCAGTTTTATATCGTAAAAAGACTAACACGTACGTGCTAAGGGGTCATGCGCCTTTGTCTTATACAAGAGCCAGAGAAGTACTGTTAGAGGCTTTAGAATCTTTGGGATTAGACAAATCAAAATTTGGTTTGCATAGTTTAAGAGCAGGTGGAGCAACAGCTGCGGCTGCTGCTGGTATTCAAGATAGAATATTTAAGAAACACGGTAGATGGTCTTCAGATACAGCAAAAGACGGATATGTGCGTGAAAATATTTCTGAAAAACTACTCGTTACTAAGAATCTTGGCTTGTAA